In Cryptomeria japonica chromosome 10, Sugi_1.0, whole genome shotgun sequence, a genomic segment contains:
- the LOC131039442 gene encoding NADP-dependent malic enzyme: MLAQVRATGWLPNGGLRYQISNEKTSKKKRFAFAALDLVTKEITTTNGENGLEVDRNAERQVVTPWSRSVASGYELLRNPRYNKGLAFSDEERDYHYLRGLLPPAPLSQDLQVKKLMDIIRDYHTPLQKYMAMMDLQERNERLFYKLLVDHVEELLPIVYTPTVGEACQKFGTIFRRPQGLYISLKEKGKVLDVLKNWPEQNIKVIVVTDGERILGLGDLGCQGMGIPVGKLALYTALGGVRPSECLPVTIDVGTNNETLLNDEFYIGLRQRRATGQEYGDLLHEFMSAVKQAYGEKVLIQFEDFANHNAFTLLEKYSSTHLVFNDDIQGTAAVVLSGLVASLKLTGGRLADHKFLFLGAGEAGTGIAELIALEIAKEEKISLNEARKRIWLVDSKGLIVKSRMESLQHFKKPWAHEHEYCKRLLDAVESIRPTVLIGTSGVGKTFTKEVIETFSSYNEKPFILALSNPTSQSECTAEEAYTWSKGRAIFASGSPFGPVTYDGKTFTPGQANNAYIFPGFGLGLVMSGTIHVHNDMLLAASQALAQQVTKEHLEQGLIYPPFRNIRKISAHIAAEVAAKSYELGLATSLPRPADLVKYAERCMYNPLYRDYK, from the exons ATGTTGGCCCAGGTTCGAGCCACAGGGTGGCTTCCCAATGGTGGCCTTCGCTACCAGATTAGCAACGAAAAAACCAGCAAAAAGAAAAGATTTGCATTTGCAGCTTTAGATTTAGTCACTAAAGAGATAACGACGACAAATGGAGAGAATGGCCTTGAAGTAGATAGAAATGCAGAACGGCAGGTTGTGACTCCTTGGAGTCGTTCAGTTGCCAG TGGGTATGAATTGTTAAGAAATCCTCGCTACAACAAAGGATTGGCGTTTTCTGATGAAGAAAGGGATTATCATTATCTCCGGGGCCTTTTGCCCCCTGCTCCTCTGTCACAGGATCTTCAG GTAAAGAAGCTAATGGATATAATTCGTGACTACCATACACCATTGCAGAAATACATGGCTATGATGGACCTCCAG GAGAGGAATGAAAGATTGTTTTACAAGCTCTTAGTTGACCATGTTGAAGAATTGCTTCCTATAGTCTACACACCCACTGTTGGTGAAGCTTGCCAAAAATTCGGTACTATTTTCAGGCGTCCGCAAGGTCTTTACATAAGCTTGAAAGaaaa GGGAAAGGTCCTTGACGTTTTGAAGAACTGGCCTGAACAGAACATTAAGGTCATTGTTGTCACTGATGGTGAACGTATTCTGGGACTTGGAGATCTTGGATGCCAG GGAATGGGAATTCCTGTTGGAAAACTTGCCTTGTATACAGCACTAGGGGGAGTTCGTCCTTCAGAG TGTCTTCCAGTAACTATTGATGTTGGGACCAACAATGAAACATTGCTGAATGATGAATTCTACATAGGGCTTAGACAGAGACGTGCTACAGGCCAG GAATATGGTGACCTCCTTCACGAGTTCATGTCTGCTGTCAAACAAGCTTATGGAGAGAAAGTTCTTATCCAG TTTGAAGACTTTGCTAATCACAACGCCTTTACCTTGCTGGAGAAATATTCTTCAACTCACCTTGTCTTCAATGATGATATCCAG GGGACAGCTGCAGTGGTACTTTCAGGCCTTGTTGCATCATTAAAACTGACTGGTGGGAGGTTGGCTGATCATAAGTTCCTGTTTCTTGGAGCcggagag GCAGGGACAGGTATTGCAGAGCTTATTGCACTGGAAATTGCCAAAGAG GAAAAAATTTCATTGAATGAAGCTCGCAAGAGGATATGGCTGGTGGACTCTAAG GGGCTCATTGTGAAGTCCAGAATGGAGTCCCTTCAACACTTCAAAAAGCCATGGGCACATGAGCATGAATACTGTAAAAGATTACTGGATGCCGTGGAG TCCATCAGGCCTACGGTTTTGATTGGAACTTCAGGAGTTGGAAAAACTTTCACAAAAGAAGTGATTGAGACTTTTTCCTCTTATAATGAG AAACCATTTATTTTAGCTCTTTCAAATCCAACTTCTCAGTCTGAATGTACGGCGGAAGAAGCGTATACATGGAGTAAG GGACGTGCAATATTTGCCAGTGGGAGTCCTTTTGGTCCTGTTACTTATGATGGAAAGACTTTTACTCCTGGCCAG GCTAATAATGCATACATCTTCCCTGGATTTGGTTTAGGCTTGGTCATGTCAGGAACAATTCATGTTCATAATGATATGCTATTGGCAGCTT CTCAGGCTTTAGCTCAACAGGTTACTAAAGAGCATCTAGAGCAGGGTCTCATTTATCCACCATTTCGAAATATCAGAAAAATATCAGCTCACATAGCTGCAGAAGTTGCTGCAAAGTCCTATGAACTAG